From Equus asinus isolate D_3611 breed Donkey chromosome 14, EquAss-T2T_v2, whole genome shotgun sequence, one genomic window encodes:
- the MRPL28 gene encoding large ribosomal subunit protein bL28m: MPLHKVPVRLWKQLRLREGLCARLPQHYLRSLEEARTPAPVHYRPHGAKFKISPKNGQRERVEDVPVPIHYPPESQLGLWGGEGWILGHRYVNNDKLSKRVKKVWKPQLFQRELYSEILDTKFTVTVTMRTLDLIDEAYGFDFYILKTPKEDLCSKFGMDLKRGMLLRLARRDPQLHPDDPERRAAIYNKYKEFVIPEAEAEWVGLTLEEAVEKQRLLEEKDPVPLFKVYVESLIKQLQQEALSEPAVVGRDQREVTT; this comes from the exons ATGCCCCTGCACAAGGTCCCGGTCCGCCTGTGGAAGCAGCTGCGGCTGCGGGAGGGCCTCTGCGCGCGCCTGCCGCAGCACTACCTGCGCTCCCTGGAGGAGGCGCGCACGCCCGCCCCCGTGCACTACAGGCCGCACGGGGCCAAGTTCAAGATCAGCCCCAAGAACGGGCAGCGGGAGCGCGTGGAGGACGTGCCCGTTCCCATCCACTACCCCCCGGAGTCccagctggggctctggggcGGCGAGGGCTGGATCCTGGGCCACAGATACGTCAACAACGACAAG CTCTCGAAGAGGGTAAAGAAGGTGTGGAAGCCACAGCTGTTCCAGCGTGAGCTCTACAGTGAGATCCTGGACACGAAGTTCACTGTGACCGTGACTATGCGGACCCTGGACCTCATTGATGAGGCCTACGGGTTTGACTTCTACATCCTCAAG ACCCCGAAGGAGGACTTGTGCTCCAAGTTCGGGATGGACCTGAAGCGAGGGATGCTGCTGCGGCTTGCCCGACGGGACCCCCAGCTGCACCCGGACGACCCTGAGAGGAGGGCGGCCATCTACAACAAGTACAAG GAGTTCGTCATCCCGGAGGCAGAGGCTGAGTGGGTTGGCCTGACGCTGGAGGAAGCTGTGGAGAAGCAGAGGCTTCTGGAAGAGAAG GACCCGGTCCCTCTGTTCAAGGTCTACGTGGAGTCACTGATCAAGCAGCTTCAGCAGGAGGCACTGTCTGAGCCGGCAGTGGTGGGAAGAGACCAGCGAGAAGTGACCACGTAG
- the PGAP6 gene encoding post-GPI attachment to proteins factor 6 isoform X2: MGRAGTGTGGAAVAVAVAVAGPLLLLLLLARPPPGAAGDSQKGDVRLVSEQFSQSPQKLSFYSWYGSARLFHFRVPPDAVLLRWLLQVSWGSSPTCTNVEITVYFRYGAPPVINPLGTSFPANTSVQPSFFIKMLQSNASVNISHPAPGDWFVVAHLPPSSQKIEVKDFVPTCAYVFQPDMLVVRVVEVSVLEPDVPLPQNLLSHPSYLKIFVPKYTQELRLELQGCVSNGSLGCPVRLTVGSATLPSNFQKVLTCTGPTQACRLLLPSPPWDRWLQVTAKSLAGPHVSVAFSAVAALTACRVWNMNVQPLLPSSLNQSCNISTGLMSPSPSYQDQGRNSRLDNGPFCLMSYAVTREDVDVVSVRFRPLDRVLVLVQSDTPSVMQLYLNTGMDSGGSLTISLWANQSLITKNSWVVACVNAASPFLSFNTSLNCTTAFFQGYPLFLSASSREANLIIPYPETDTWYLSLQLVCPESPEECVEAVVFVESALSLVPCLHDCGPYGQCLLLRRHGYLYAGCSCKAGWRGWSCTDNSTAQTVAQQKAAALLLTLSNLLFLAPIAVSVYRSLLVEAAVYAYTMFFSTFYHACDQPGEAVLCILNYDTLQYCDFLGSGVSMWVTILCMARLKAALKYVLYLLGTLVFAMSLQLDRRGAWNTMGPCLFAFVVMVTMWVYRCGHRRQCYPTSWQRWVFYLLPGISMATVALAIYTSMMTSDNYYYTHSIWHMLLAGSAAFLLPPRDKHTEPWACSKKLTCHYQICKNHREELYTVT; the protein is encoded by the exons ACGTTAGGCTGGTGTCCGAGCAGTTCTCGCAGTCCCCACAGAAGCTGTCTTTCTACAGCTGGTATGGCAGCGCCAGACTCTTCCATTTCCGGGTGCCCCCAGATGCCGTGCTGCTGCGCTGGCTGCTCCAAGTGTCCTGGGGCAGCAGCCCCACCTGCACCAATGTGGAGATCACTGT GTACTTCCGTTATGGCGCCCCTCCTGTCATCAACCCACTGGGCACCAGCTTCCCCGCCAACACCTCCGTGCAGCCCTCCTTCTTCATCAAGATGCTACAGAGCAACGCCTCCGTCAACATCTCCCACCCAGCACCAGGGGACTGGTTTGTGGTTGCCCACCTGCCTCCCTCATCCCAGAAGATTGAGGTGAAG GACTTTGTTCCCACCTGTGCCTACGTCTTCCAGCCTGACATGCTGGTTGTGCGGGTGGTCGAAGTCTCTGTCCTGGAGCCCGACGTGCCCCTTCCACAGaacctcctctcccaccccagctaCCTCAA GATCTTTGTCCCCAAGTACACCCAGGAGCTTCGGCTGGAGCTGCAGGGCTGTGTGTCCAACGGGAGCTTAGGGTGCCCCGTGCGCCTCACTGTGGGCTCGGCTACCCTGCCCAGCAACTTCCAGAAGGTGCTCACCTGCACTGGCCCCACCCAGGCCTGCCGCCTGCTGCTGCCTTCACCACCCTGGGACCGATGGTTGCAAGTGACGGCCAAGAGCCTGGCGGGGCCCCATGTGTCAGTGGCTTTCAGCGCCGTAGCTGCCCTCACAG CCTGCAGGGTATGGAATATGAATGTCCAGCCCCTTTTGCCAAGCAGCCTGAACCAGAGCTGCAACATCTCCACTGGTCTGATGTCCCCAAGCCCCAGCTACCAGGACCAGGGCAGGAACAGCAGACTGGACAATGGTCCCTTCTGCCTCATGAGCTACGCGGTCACACGCGAAGACGTGGATGTGGTGTCTGTGCGCTTCCGGCCCTTGGACAGGGTCTTGGTGCTGGTGCAGTCGGACACACCCTCGGTCATGCAGCTGTACCTCAACACAGGCATGGACAGTGGGGGCTCCCTCACCATCTCCCTGTGGGCCAACCAG AGTTTGATTACCAAGAACTCCTGGGTAGTGGCCTGTGTGAATGCTGCCTCGCCCTTCCTCAGCTTCAACACTTCACTTAACTGCACCACAG CCTTCTTCCAGGGCTACCCCCTGTTTCTGAGCGCCTCGTCTCGGGAGGCCAACCTCATCATCCCTTACCCAGAGACAGACACCTGGTACCTCTCCCTGCAGCTCGTGTGCCCTGAGAGTCCTGA GGAGTGTGTGGAGGCTGTGGTCTTCGTGGAAAGCGCCTTGTCCTTGGTGCCCTGCCTGCACGACTGTGGACCTTACGGCCAGTGTCTCCTGCTGCGCAGACACGGCTACCTGTATGCGGGCTGCAGCTGCAAGGCAG GCTGGCGTGGGTGGAGCTGTACGGACAACAGCACTGCACAGACGGTGGCCCAGCAGAAGGCAGCCGCGCTCCTGCTCACCCTCAGCAACCTCCTGTTCCTGGCTCCCATCGCCGTCTCTGTGTACCGGTCCCTCCTGGTGGAGGCTGCCGTCTACGCCTACACCATGTTCTTCTCCACG TTCTACCACGCCTGCGACCAGCCAGGGGAGGCCGTGCTGTGCATCCTCAACTATGACACCCTGCAGTACTGCGACTTCCTGGGCTCCGGAGTGTCCATGTGGGTCACCATCCTCTGCATGGCGCGGCTAAAGGCAGCCCTAAAATAT GTGCTGTATCTCCTGGGCACGCTGGTCTTCGCCATGTCCCTGCAGCTGGACCGCAGGGGGGCCTGGAACACGATGGGGCCCTGCCTCTTTGCCTTTGTGGTCATGGTCACCATGTGG GTGTACCGCTGCGGGCACCGGCGTCAGTGCTACCCCACCTCCTGGCAGCGTTGGGTGTTCTACCTCCTGCCTGGCATCTCCATGGCCACTGTGGCCCTCGCCATCTACACCTCCATGATGACCAGCGACAACTATTACTACACCCATAGCATCTGGCACATGCTGCTGGCAGGGAGCGCAGCGTTCCTGCTGCCACCTCGTGACAAGCACACCGAGCCCTGGGCCTGCTCCAAAAAGCTCACCTGCCACTATCAGATCTGCAAGAACCACCGGGAAGAGCTGTACACAGTGACGTGA
- the PGAP6 gene encoding post-GPI attachment to proteins factor 6 isoform X4 has protein sequence MGRAGTGTGGAAVAVAVAVAGPLLLLLLLARPPPGAAGDSQKGDVRLVSEQFSQSPQKLSFYSWYGSARLFHFRVPPDAVLLRWLLQVSWGSSPTCTNVEITVYFRYGAPPVINPLGTSFPANTSVQPSFFIKMLQSNASVNISHPAPGDWFVVAHLPPSSQKIEVKDFVPTCAYVFQPDMLVVRVVEVSVLEPDVPLPQNLLSHPSYLKIFVPKYTQELRLELQGCVSNGSLGCPVRLTVGSATLPSNFQKVLTCTGPTQACRLLLPSPPWDRWLQVTAKSLAGPHVSVAFSAVAALTACRVWNMNVQPLLPSSLNQSCNISTGLMSPSPSYQDQGRNSRLDNGPFCLMSYAVTREDVDVVSVRFRPLDRVLVLVQSDTPSVMQLYLNTGMDSGGSLTISLWANQSLITKNSWVVACVNAASPFLSFNTSLNCTTAFFQGYPLFLSASSREANLIIPYPETDTWYLSLQLVCPESPEECVEAVVFVESALSLVPCLHDCGPYGQCLLLRRHGYLYAGCSCKAGWRGWSCTDNSTAQTVAQQKAAALLLTLSNLLFLAPIAVSVYRSLLVEAAVYAYTMFFSTFYHACDQPGEAVLCILNYDTLQYCDFLGSGVSMWVTILCMARLKAALKYVYRCGHRRQCYPTSWQRWVFYLLPGISMATVALAIYTSMMTSDNYYYTHSIWHMLLAGSAAFLLPPRDKHTEPWACSKKLTCHYQICKNHREELYTVT, from the exons ACGTTAGGCTGGTGTCCGAGCAGTTCTCGCAGTCCCCACAGAAGCTGTCTTTCTACAGCTGGTATGGCAGCGCCAGACTCTTCCATTTCCGGGTGCCCCCAGATGCCGTGCTGCTGCGCTGGCTGCTCCAAGTGTCCTGGGGCAGCAGCCCCACCTGCACCAATGTGGAGATCACTGT GTACTTCCGTTATGGCGCCCCTCCTGTCATCAACCCACTGGGCACCAGCTTCCCCGCCAACACCTCCGTGCAGCCCTCCTTCTTCATCAAGATGCTACAGAGCAACGCCTCCGTCAACATCTCCCACCCAGCACCAGGGGACTGGTTTGTGGTTGCCCACCTGCCTCCCTCATCCCAGAAGATTGAGGTGAAG GACTTTGTTCCCACCTGTGCCTACGTCTTCCAGCCTGACATGCTGGTTGTGCGGGTGGTCGAAGTCTCTGTCCTGGAGCCCGACGTGCCCCTTCCACAGaacctcctctcccaccccagctaCCTCAA GATCTTTGTCCCCAAGTACACCCAGGAGCTTCGGCTGGAGCTGCAGGGCTGTGTGTCCAACGGGAGCTTAGGGTGCCCCGTGCGCCTCACTGTGGGCTCGGCTACCCTGCCCAGCAACTTCCAGAAGGTGCTCACCTGCACTGGCCCCACCCAGGCCTGCCGCCTGCTGCTGCCTTCACCACCCTGGGACCGATGGTTGCAAGTGACGGCCAAGAGCCTGGCGGGGCCCCATGTGTCAGTGGCTTTCAGCGCCGTAGCTGCCCTCACAG CCTGCAGGGTATGGAATATGAATGTCCAGCCCCTTTTGCCAAGCAGCCTGAACCAGAGCTGCAACATCTCCACTGGTCTGATGTCCCCAAGCCCCAGCTACCAGGACCAGGGCAGGAACAGCAGACTGGACAATGGTCCCTTCTGCCTCATGAGCTACGCGGTCACACGCGAAGACGTGGATGTGGTGTCTGTGCGCTTCCGGCCCTTGGACAGGGTCTTGGTGCTGGTGCAGTCGGACACACCCTCGGTCATGCAGCTGTACCTCAACACAGGCATGGACAGTGGGGGCTCCCTCACCATCTCCCTGTGGGCCAACCAG AGTTTGATTACCAAGAACTCCTGGGTAGTGGCCTGTGTGAATGCTGCCTCGCCCTTCCTCAGCTTCAACACTTCACTTAACTGCACCACAG CCTTCTTCCAGGGCTACCCCCTGTTTCTGAGCGCCTCGTCTCGGGAGGCCAACCTCATCATCCCTTACCCAGAGACAGACACCTGGTACCTCTCCCTGCAGCTCGTGTGCCCTGAGAGTCCTGA GGAGTGTGTGGAGGCTGTGGTCTTCGTGGAAAGCGCCTTGTCCTTGGTGCCCTGCCTGCACGACTGTGGACCTTACGGCCAGTGTCTCCTGCTGCGCAGACACGGCTACCTGTATGCGGGCTGCAGCTGCAAGGCAG GCTGGCGTGGGTGGAGCTGTACGGACAACAGCACTGCACAGACGGTGGCCCAGCAGAAGGCAGCCGCGCTCCTGCTCACCCTCAGCAACCTCCTGTTCCTGGCTCCCATCGCCGTCTCTGTGTACCGGTCCCTCCTGGTGGAGGCTGCCGTCTACGCCTACACCATGTTCTTCTCCACG TTCTACCACGCCTGCGACCAGCCAGGGGAGGCCGTGCTGTGCATCCTCAACTATGACACCCTGCAGTACTGCGACTTCCTGGGCTCCGGAGTGTCCATGTGGGTCACCATCCTCTGCATGGCGCGGCTAAAGGCAGCCCTAAAATAT GTGTACCGCTGCGGGCACCGGCGTCAGTGCTACCCCACCTCCTGGCAGCGTTGGGTGTTCTACCTCCTGCCTGGCATCTCCATGGCCACTGTGGCCCTCGCCATCTACACCTCCATGATGACCAGCGACAACTATTACTACACCCATAGCATCTGGCACATGCTGCTGGCAGGGAGCGCAGCGTTCCTGCTGCCACCTCGTGACAAGCACACCGAGCCCTGGGCCTGCTCCAAAAAGCTCACCTGCCACTATCAGATCTGCAAGAACCACCGGGAAGAGCTGTACACAGTGACGTGA
- the PGAP6 gene encoding post-GPI attachment to proteins factor 6 isoform X1, with amino-acid sequence MGRAGTGTGGAAVAVAVAVAGPLLLLLLLARPPPGAAGDSQKGGPGSARPAPWRVPPLPSSSSQGAQVGQDRRAPRRGDVRLVSEQFSQSPQKLSFYSWYGSARLFHFRVPPDAVLLRWLLQVSWGSSPTCTNVEITVYFRYGAPPVINPLGTSFPANTSVQPSFFIKMLQSNASVNISHPAPGDWFVVAHLPPSSQKIEVKDFVPTCAYVFQPDMLVVRVVEVSVLEPDVPLPQNLLSHPSYLKIFVPKYTQELRLELQGCVSNGSLGCPVRLTVGSATLPSNFQKVLTCTGPTQACRLLLPSPPWDRWLQVTAKSLAGPHVSVAFSAVAALTACRVWNMNVQPLLPSSLNQSCNISTGLMSPSPSYQDQGRNSRLDNGPFCLMSYAVTREDVDVVSVRFRPLDRVLVLVQSDTPSVMQLYLNTGMDSGGSLTISLWANQSLITKNSWVVACVNAASPFLSFNTSLNCTTAFFQGYPLFLSASSREANLIIPYPETDTWYLSLQLVCPESPEECVEAVVFVESALSLVPCLHDCGPYGQCLLLRRHGYLYAGCSCKAGWRGWSCTDNSTAQTVAQQKAAALLLTLSNLLFLAPIAVSVYRSLLVEAAVYAYTMFFSTFYHACDQPGEAVLCILNYDTLQYCDFLGSGVSMWVTILCMARLKAALKYVLYLLGTLVFAMSLQLDRRGAWNTMGPCLFAFVVMVTMWVYRCGHRRQCYPTSWQRWVFYLLPGISMATVALAIYTSMMTSDNYYYTHSIWHMLLAGSAAFLLPPRDKHTEPWACSKKLTCHYQICKNHREELYTVT; translated from the exons ACGTTAGGCTGGTGTCCGAGCAGTTCTCGCAGTCCCCACAGAAGCTGTCTTTCTACAGCTGGTATGGCAGCGCCAGACTCTTCCATTTCCGGGTGCCCCCAGATGCCGTGCTGCTGCGCTGGCTGCTCCAAGTGTCCTGGGGCAGCAGCCCCACCTGCACCAATGTGGAGATCACTGT GTACTTCCGTTATGGCGCCCCTCCTGTCATCAACCCACTGGGCACCAGCTTCCCCGCCAACACCTCCGTGCAGCCCTCCTTCTTCATCAAGATGCTACAGAGCAACGCCTCCGTCAACATCTCCCACCCAGCACCAGGGGACTGGTTTGTGGTTGCCCACCTGCCTCCCTCATCCCAGAAGATTGAGGTGAAG GACTTTGTTCCCACCTGTGCCTACGTCTTCCAGCCTGACATGCTGGTTGTGCGGGTGGTCGAAGTCTCTGTCCTGGAGCCCGACGTGCCCCTTCCACAGaacctcctctcccaccccagctaCCTCAA GATCTTTGTCCCCAAGTACACCCAGGAGCTTCGGCTGGAGCTGCAGGGCTGTGTGTCCAACGGGAGCTTAGGGTGCCCCGTGCGCCTCACTGTGGGCTCGGCTACCCTGCCCAGCAACTTCCAGAAGGTGCTCACCTGCACTGGCCCCACCCAGGCCTGCCGCCTGCTGCTGCCTTCACCACCCTGGGACCGATGGTTGCAAGTGACGGCCAAGAGCCTGGCGGGGCCCCATGTGTCAGTGGCTTTCAGCGCCGTAGCTGCCCTCACAG CCTGCAGGGTATGGAATATGAATGTCCAGCCCCTTTTGCCAAGCAGCCTGAACCAGAGCTGCAACATCTCCACTGGTCTGATGTCCCCAAGCCCCAGCTACCAGGACCAGGGCAGGAACAGCAGACTGGACAATGGTCCCTTCTGCCTCATGAGCTACGCGGTCACACGCGAAGACGTGGATGTGGTGTCTGTGCGCTTCCGGCCCTTGGACAGGGTCTTGGTGCTGGTGCAGTCGGACACACCCTCGGTCATGCAGCTGTACCTCAACACAGGCATGGACAGTGGGGGCTCCCTCACCATCTCCCTGTGGGCCAACCAG AGTTTGATTACCAAGAACTCCTGGGTAGTGGCCTGTGTGAATGCTGCCTCGCCCTTCCTCAGCTTCAACACTTCACTTAACTGCACCACAG CCTTCTTCCAGGGCTACCCCCTGTTTCTGAGCGCCTCGTCTCGGGAGGCCAACCTCATCATCCCTTACCCAGAGACAGACACCTGGTACCTCTCCCTGCAGCTCGTGTGCCCTGAGAGTCCTGA GGAGTGTGTGGAGGCTGTGGTCTTCGTGGAAAGCGCCTTGTCCTTGGTGCCCTGCCTGCACGACTGTGGACCTTACGGCCAGTGTCTCCTGCTGCGCAGACACGGCTACCTGTATGCGGGCTGCAGCTGCAAGGCAG GCTGGCGTGGGTGGAGCTGTACGGACAACAGCACTGCACAGACGGTGGCCCAGCAGAAGGCAGCCGCGCTCCTGCTCACCCTCAGCAACCTCCTGTTCCTGGCTCCCATCGCCGTCTCTGTGTACCGGTCCCTCCTGGTGGAGGCTGCCGTCTACGCCTACACCATGTTCTTCTCCACG TTCTACCACGCCTGCGACCAGCCAGGGGAGGCCGTGCTGTGCATCCTCAACTATGACACCCTGCAGTACTGCGACTTCCTGGGCTCCGGAGTGTCCATGTGGGTCACCATCCTCTGCATGGCGCGGCTAAAGGCAGCCCTAAAATAT GTGCTGTATCTCCTGGGCACGCTGGTCTTCGCCATGTCCCTGCAGCTGGACCGCAGGGGGGCCTGGAACACGATGGGGCCCTGCCTCTTTGCCTTTGTGGTCATGGTCACCATGTGG GTGTACCGCTGCGGGCACCGGCGTCAGTGCTACCCCACCTCCTGGCAGCGTTGGGTGTTCTACCTCCTGCCTGGCATCTCCATGGCCACTGTGGCCCTCGCCATCTACACCTCCATGATGACCAGCGACAACTATTACTACACCCATAGCATCTGGCACATGCTGCTGGCAGGGAGCGCAGCGTTCCTGCTGCCACCTCGTGACAAGCACACCGAGCCCTGGGCCTGCTCCAAAAAGCTCACCTGCCACTATCAGATCTGCAAGAACCACCGGGAAGAGCTGTACACAGTGACGTGA